The following are from one region of the candidate division WOR-3 bacterium genome:
- a CDS encoding YmdB family metallophosphoesterase, which produces MQNRVNFVFLGDIIGKPGRQICKVCLPEIFNEYSPDAVIANGENLASGFGISRRVSEELFEAGVSVFTGGNHSLHVVGSEDWFEKERRVVIPANFTKFIRGSRLAEIETENSCIYIACLVGRLFMNQSDNPFTVADALLEEIARKKKVENPVILVDFHAEATSEKKALLFNLDGKVTALLGTHTHVATSDEFVSEKGTAYITDAGMAGAFDSVIGMNPGDSLETMKTGRKLRLKPAFGSKRRLDGVFVSADAETGKALEIRRFTKFAEFPSIRNGV; this is translated from the coding sequence ATGCAAAATAGAGTCAACTTCGTCTTTCTGGGAGACATAATAGGAAAACCGGGAAGACAGATATGCAAAGTCTGTCTTCCTGAGATTTTTAACGAGTACTCGCCGGACGCCGTCATAGCGAACGGAGAGAATCTGGCTTCGGGATTCGGAATATCGAGAAGGGTTTCGGAGGAGCTTTTCGAAGCCGGAGTTTCGGTTTTCACAGGAGGGAATCATTCTCTTCACGTGGTCGGTTCGGAGGATTGGTTCGAGAAGGAGCGCAGAGTTGTCATACCCGCAAATTTCACCAAATTCATAAGAGGATCCCGCCTTGCAGAAATCGAGACGGAAAATTCCTGCATATACATCGCTTGCCTCGTAGGCAGGCTTTTCATGAATCAAAGCGACAATCCGTTTACTGTTGCCGACGCTCTTCTGGAAGAGATCGCGAGAAAAAAGAAGGTGGAAAATCCGGTTATACTAGTCGATTTTCACGCCGAAGCGACATCGGAAAAAAAGGCGCTTCTTTTCAATCTCGACGGCAAGGTCACTGCTCTCCTGGGCACGCACACTCACGTAGCGACTTCTGACGAATTTGTGTCAGAAAAAGGAACGGCTTACATAACTGATGCCGGAATGGCGGGAGCATTCGACTCAGTGATCGGAATGAATCCCGGCGATTCACTTGAAACGATGAAAACAGGAAGAAAATTGAGGCTCAAACCGGCTTTCGGCTCGAAAAGGAGGCTCGACGGTGTTTTTGTTTCGGCTGATGCGGAAACCGGCAAGGCTTTGGAAATAAGACGCTTCACTAAATTCGCCGAGTTTCCCAGCATAAGGAACGGAGTTTGA